Proteins from a single region of Sporosarcina sp. P33:
- a CDS encoding A24 family peptidase, with the protein MEWVISIFFFLYGITFGSFFNVVGLRVPLKESIVSPPSRCTTCDRNLSAADLVPVFSYVFLRGKCRGCQEKISALYPVMELITGVLFVCAYLYFGFQWELAVALLFISMLVILTVSDLKYMLIPNKILLPFGVAIFMLRFISPLTPWWDSLLGAAVGFGVLFLIAVVSNGGMGGGDIKLFFVLGLVLGTMQTLVTLFLASLIGAIVGIIFLKRTKQGRKTPVPFGPSIAAAALIAYFFGAQLVTWYTGLLN; encoded by the coding sequence ATGGAATGGGTTATCAGTATATTTTTCTTCCTTTACGGCATCACGTTCGGTTCATTCTTTAATGTGGTCGGCCTGCGGGTCCCATTGAAGGAATCGATTGTGTCGCCTCCTTCCCGCTGTACAACGTGTGACCGCAATCTGTCGGCGGCGGACCTCGTGCCGGTGTTCTCCTATGTATTTCTGCGCGGAAAGTGCCGCGGCTGTCAGGAGAAAATCAGCGCGCTTTATCCGGTAATGGAGCTGATTACGGGAGTGCTGTTCGTCTGTGCGTACTTGTATTTCGGTTTCCAGTGGGAATTGGCCGTTGCGCTGCTGTTCATTTCGATGCTCGTTATTTTGACGGTGTCTGATTTGAAATATATGCTGATTCCGAATAAGATCCTGCTGCCGTTTGGCGTGGCGATTTTCATGTTGCGTTTCATCAGTCCGCTGACACCTTGGTGGGACAGCCTGCTCGGTGCGGCAGTCGGCTTTGGGGTGTTATTCCTCATTGCGGTCGTGTCGAACGGCGGTATGGGGGGCGGCGATATTAAGCTGTTTTTCGTACTGGGTCTAGTGCTTGGGACGATGCAGACGCTGGTGACGCTGTTCCTCGCTTCGCTGATCGGTGCAATTGTGGGAATTATTTTCTTGAAACGGACGAAACAGGGACGTAAGACACCGGTGCCGTTTGGGCCGTCAATTGCCGCAGCGGCGCTCATTGCGTATTTCTTCGGTGCGCAGCTTGTCACTTGGTATACAGGCTTGTTGAACTGA